The DNA region CATCAGCCGGTGATGATGCACAAGTGCAACAAGTGGGTGGGAAAAAGACTTTTTGGCAAGGCCAAGAACAATGTTCAAGATACAACTTTGACCTCCAAAAACCGGCAGGAAGGTCGTTCGTGTGCGTGAGTTCCAGAAATCTTCCTTATTGCGTGTGTATTTGTGTGTGGGGCATATCCTTTATGTTTTTAGGTTGCTGTGGCTTTTTTTAGATTCCTGCCCACGCCACGAGGCATATTTGATTTGTTCTTGGCGATTTTATGCCCAGGGTATGATGTCCGGACAAGGTCAAATGGAAGTCATAGATATAAACAATATTGACATACAAATATATAGCCAATTTGTATGCGTACCAAAAACAACCGCGACATTCTCGAAATTCGTCTACCTATCCCAACAAAACTGCGAAAGTTTGCCAAGCTTTTGAGTGTGGTAAATAATAGTGTTTACTTTAATCAAACGATGCGAAAAATTTTATGTGACATTTGTTTGAGTTTTGTGATAAAAGCAAAAAGAACCCAAAGGGGTTACTTATAGAGCTTTTTTATGATATCGACTGAAATATTTTGATTCAGTGTCTTATCAAATGTTCACTGCTcacattttatatatttcaatagGATATTTGATATTTCGTCAAGTGCTTATGAAATGTTGAATCACttatttatttgaatggtGTGTCACAACGACGAGATGGAACCCAATTTTTTCATAAGCACTaatcaaatattattataataaaatattaaaaaaataataaataataaataataataataaactattttaaaatatttcaaactaTTACGTAGATGCCATTCGATTTTGCTAAATGGAGAAATTATCCAGGATCAGTCGTTCTTATTTTAGCACTTTATAGATTACCCTAAGCACTTGAGCTTTACCTCAACGCCCACCCTAATCAAACAAGCAAATGAGTCTtggtaaatttataaatacttaCCAACTGAAAGGTATTGGTGCTTTCCAACAGTTAACCCAATGCAAATAAAGATTAAGTAATAAAGTATAAAGAAGAAAACGACCAACGAAGGAAGGTTACTCTTCGGAGAAATGTTAAAGGGGATAAACTAATAATTTcctataatattaaaatcaataagaAATTAGTATTactaatatttaaatcaaacaaaCTTTTTGTATGGCACCAAGAAATAACAAAGTAATGataattttattcaaatttgCCTGGTCTAAAATGATTTCGTAGAATAGGGTATATCTGAAGACATTGAGAATATAATAATCCCGGCcattaacaaatataaataatcgTGTTGCCAGCTCGGAATGCCCACTTCTGACAGCCATGAAAGTGAAATTGAAAACAAAGACCACAAATTTATACCCCTCGTTATCGCAACGTGCGCTAATAATTGCCAGACATGATTGCCCCCTTACCGATTTGAAAAGGGTGTGGATTATAATCGGTCAGCTATCGATGCGCGTGCAATACTGACCCTACCCAACTGCCAGTAATCAGTGGCCGGTTCTATGCAGAACTCGTGGGTCTCTAGGTGATTGGGTTCGAAACACCCAAGTGGTGTCATGGCATGTCCCTAAAAATACTTTAATGGTAATGTCCCTTCGGATAGCCTTGACTGTCTTCAGTTGTTTGTCTTTACTCCTCGGGGTTCGGGAAGAAGTAGCGAAAGAAACCTAGAACTAATTCCTTAATTTGCTTAAATGGTATTGTTTAGCTTACCATATCAATGCTAATTGAAACTCGTCGAGAAGCAATTGAATTGGCCAATACGAATATCGCTGGCATTAATCAAATTGACTTGCCCCACACTACAGAGTGAAATatcttttaatttcttaagATATACTGCTTTTTCAGGATATTGAAATAGATGGTTAAAATCTATTTGTTTCTGTTAAAAAAATACCTGTATAtgtcaattatatttttaaatattttaaaagtaccTAAGTACCTCAAAATTGAGGATTTCTTAACTCTTTATACCTTTAAAATTGAAGAACATTTTTCAGATCAAAACTTTGATATAGAGCTTGATCTATTGGATTGAAATAACTTGTTTTtcttatataataaaacaaagatattaaaatattcaataattcATCAAAAACTCATCTTGAACTATAACAAAAACTTGTTGGGGAGCAGTTTCAGTTTATGCAATCTTCATTTGCTATACTTAAGATCCTTTTTTCCGTTTTTAGAACTTGTGCCCGCCCGCTATGTGTTGGCTATCCTGGGATCCATCGGCATGGCCATTGTCTACGGACTCAAGGTTAATCTTAGCGTAGCGATGGTGGCTATGCTAAATCACACGGCCATCCAGGCAAACGGTCTTACTGATGGACATGGAGGTGACAGCAGCTCGAATGTTTCCCTGGTGGAGGAATGCCACCCGCCAGGAAATGACGAGGCTGTCAATAAGACAGTTGAGCAAGGACCATTTGTGTGGAGCGAACCCCTGCAGGGAACCCTGTTGAGTTGCTATTTCTGGGGCTACTTCGTTTCACAGATTCCCCTTGCCCACGTGGCCGAGAACTTCTCCGCCAAATGGGTGATGCTCTTCTCGGTGGCCATCAATGTGGTGTGCACTATCTTGACCCCTGCGTTTACCAAATTGCATTGGGGCGGCTTGATCCTGATGCGAGTCCTCGAAGGCGTCGGTGGAGGAGCCTCTTTTCCGGCCATGCACGTGATGATCGCCGCCTGGGCTCCGCCCACCGAGCGCATGGTCATGTCCACCATCATCTATGTGGGCACATCGGCGGGAACTGCGCTCTCCATCCTTATGGCCGGAATTATATCCTCCAAATTGGACTGGGAATCGGTGTTCTATGTGATGGGTGGTCTCAGCTGCATCTGGATGATACTGTGGATCATCTTGGTCCAGGACAATGCCAACAAGCAGCGCTTCATCAGCCCCGAGGAGCGGCAAATGATCAACAGTTCGCTGGGCACTGAGACGAAGTCGGAGCATCATCCTGCAGTTCCATGGGTCAAGGTCTTCAAGTCCGTTCCCTTCTGGGCCATTCTGATAGCCCACACGTGCAGCAACTTCGGC from Drosophila subpulchrella strain 33 F10 #4 breed RU33 chromosome 2L, RU_Dsub_v1.1 Primary Assembly, whole genome shotgun sequence includes:
- the LOC119548488 gene encoding sialin, whose product is MPDEVPAKGSILGKLVPARYVLAILGSIGMAIVYGLKVNLSVAMVAMLNHTAIQANGLTDGHGGDSSSNVSLVEECHPPGNDEAVNKTVEQGPFVWSEPLQGTLLSCYFWGYFVSQIPLAHVAENFSAKWVMLFSVAINVVCTILTPAFTKLHWGGLILMRVLEGVGGGASFPAMHVMIAAWAPPTERMVMSTIIYVGTSAGTALSILMAGIISSKLDWESVFYVMGGLSCIWMILWIILVQDNANKQRFISPEERQMINSSLGTETKSEHHPAVPWVKVFKSVPFWAILIAHTCSNFGWYMFLIEIPFYMKQVLKFNVASNAALSALPYFPMIIFSICLGKLLDSLQAKGKISTTVARKTATSICTLIPGVCLLVLCYIGCRHYEAVTVMSIGIVAMGSMFSGFLSNHIDIAPNFAGTLVALTNTAATLPGIIVPLFVGFVTKGNQNIGAWRIIFGVTIVLFAIEFLVFVFLGSGSEQSWNKSGSPKDVEAKDEKTPLKEMPQKS